In Euphorbia lathyris chromosome 10, ddEupLath1.1, whole genome shotgun sequence, the DNA window CGAAAATTTCCGAAAAGTTATGGACATAAATGTATATGGTGGATTATTAGGAGCGAGACATGCTGCGAGAGTAATGATTCCCGAAAAGAAAGGTTGTATTTTATTCACAGCAAGTGCTGCTGCACTTGTTTATGGAAGTACACCATATGTTTACACGTTATCAAAACATGCTGTTATAGGCTTAGCTAAGAATTTAGCTGTGGATTTAGGGAAACATGGTATTCGAGTTAACTGCATTTCGCCTACTGCGGTGGCAACACCATTGTCCACGAGATTTTTTAAGATTGATGAGAAACGGATGCAAGATGTAGCTTCTGGGACAGCATGTTTAAAAGGGGTTAAGGTGGATGCTAATGATATGGCTGAGGCTGCTTTATTTCTTGCTAGTGATGAGTCTAAGTTTGTTAGTGGTTTGAATCTTGCTGTTGATGGTGCTTGTAATTTGGGTACTGGTTCATCTTCTTGAATCTTGAATCCATCTTTATTCATTACCTTCCTAGATATTCTTGATCTAGGACATGAATAACTAATGGTTGGATTAAGAAAATTTTGTTGTAAGATTGTATTTGTTCGAGTTATGGAAAAGAAAAGTTTATGTTTCAGTCTTCAAATTAAAAGTGGTACTTGAAGTATATATTAATTTGTAGGGCAATCACAATTCACAGTACAGTTGTTTGATATAAAGCCTATTCGAAACGATTATCATCTTTACTATGTCATTTTTCATTTCACACGGCAGAAGATATATGATAGACACTTGTGTTCGTATCATCTGAATGTTTTTCACGACactatattaaatttatatgatCTGAAAGCTTAAGCGCAAACAACCTCAAATCACACATGGCGTTACAATGACACACATCTATCATCCTAAGAAAAcgtgattttaataaaaaaaagggtacTTAATCATCAGATGACACGACGTATATAATAACTATTGTTGTTGTCCgaaaaaaaagcggcaaatgaaataaGGATTATGTTTTCACATGAATAGGTATGAACTGTTCCGAGTCTCTGTTCTTAGGAGTTTGCAGGGATATTAACACATGGGAAGATTGATTAAAAAGTATAACATGTGAATATTGGTCAAACTTGTTGTTATTAATAGATGTTCAATGCTTTATGGATTATTGTTTTCACTTGAATATGTATGAAAAATCAAAATCTGTGTCGTCATGAAATTTGCAGGGATTGTAATATTCATTTATATTTTGTATTGAGGGTTTGCCGTTGATGTTGGGCTAAAACCTGTTTGCAGCATAACATGCTAAATAAGCATAGATgttcattgagtatgtgtatgaatatAAATGCTATTGATGTTGGTCTAAGTACTCTATTTGAGTATCTAAAAAAAGTATTTTATTTGAGTGGACTTAGCAAGGTAAGAATCAATGCATAGATGTTCAATACTTTATGGATGTTCTTTTTTCACTTGAACATGTATTgtgatgagggcatcccttcCCTAAGTCCGAGCCCGGAACCAAGAGATGAGAACAACGAGAGGCAGGCCACACAATTAAGCACGCGAGGCGTGCTCAACAAGGCGCGAGGCGTAGAGGATTCCTTTACCGAACAATTGTCCAGTACCCaagtcacgcggggcgtatctccTAGTAAGCGGGGCGTAAGAACAGAGTCCAGAGTGAAGAGTGCCCAGGAGGTCGAGCACGCGGAGCGCAACGGTGGGAACGCCACGCGCAAAGCCCACTAAGGAGGATCATCACGACCAGAAGCTACAATACGCGGAGCGAGACTCCCGGAACGCCGCACGTACAATCCCTTCGAAGATGTCCAAAAGCTCAGTACCCAAgtgacgcggggcgtacactaGCCTACGCGGGACGTATCCCGCCTGGAcaatacttctcctccaagttcttactAAGAGGGGACCATTTCTGTTGTTGCTTAATTTTTGTTGTGCCCTCGGTTTCTTATTTACTCAATTGCCATGAACTCTTTCCTTTTCTAGTCTATCCCTAGACACATGTTTAGCCaaaaaccctattcatgggcttttggtcttttctcttcttctttgggAGGGTATTTAAACTCCCTTTCTTTGTAATTTTTAgtaacttttgatgaattaaacttaagcctccattggagcaccaaGGTTTCACTTTGTTTGGGTTaattcaaccttcaagttaagcttgagaagattgtattctttgttggtttacgattaaaaccttcaatcGACTTTAATCTACATCATATTGTTGTTCTTAGGCTAAAAACCTATGTGTAAagtattcattaatattttgtaTTAAACATATATTGTTGTCGTTAGGCTAAAAACATATGTATAGCATAACATGCTAAACAAGCATAGATGTTCATTGACTATGTGTATGAATATTTTACTATGCTTAGTGGTATACACCTTAGTCATAGACACTGTTGTTATCAAAGCAAAGCTCAACTTAGTTTCGTTGGTATTAAGAGGTTTTACTTCCACCAACTGTTTTCATGAAGATGCCATATTCATTACTTAGCATCATATTCATTAATTGACTTTCCCTTTTCTACCATTAagcttgtttgttttgtttgtaaGGTATCATTTCTACGATTAACGTATATTTGATACATTGGCTTTATTATCCACACCCCAATTTATGGACTTTTGTAACATCAATTAGAGATTCATACACAGATATTATAAATCTAGAAAAACTAAGAATCAAATCAATTGTTGGGTGGATTTTAATGTTCAATACTTTATGCATTATTGTTTTCACTTGAATACGTAAGAAAAATCAGAGCCCGTGTCCTTAATTTTACTATGCTTAGCCTACTATACACCATAGTTATAGACACTGTTGTTGTCAAAGAAAAACTCAACTTAGTTTCACTGGTATTAAGAGGTTTTACTTCCAGCAGCTGTTTTCTTGAAGTTACCCTATTCATATTCATTACTTAGCATCATATTCATTAATTGTTTTTCTCATTTGTACCATTAAGcttgtttgtttatttataaGGTATCATTAATTTCTACTATTCTATATACAATATGCATTCACCATGACATATTTAGCATTAAGACCTGCAATACACAATCCAATTCAAGAAGATGTCATAATTGTGAGATAAACACAATGTTCTATAGATATCACTAGTCTCAACAACTATAATAAACCTAGgcaaaaagaataaataaataactaaattcaaatctataaatgaaaataaaaagacgACAAAAGGCAataaaagtaataaaatgaacacttaaaaatatataaataacataTTTCTCTTAAATTCAATTCCATTGAAAAGTAGTTGCAATCCAACTTTGAAGAGCAAAGATGGTACAGGTTCTAGACTATATAGGATATCAGGGAATTGCTGGTGATAACTCACATGTCATATCCATGTCAATGTCTATAGCTTTCTTGAGTACATCTATCGTGATGTTACAAGTGCCAAATGATATATGATATTTGAGAACTGCTGGTGATAACTAATATGTCATATAAGTGTCAATCCTATTAGTATCAATCATATCAAGGCCAACCATATCGGTGTCAACCATATCAATATCAATCATATCAGGATCAATCATATCAATGTCAATGGAGCTTATGTCTATAGTTTTCTTTAGTAAATCTACTATTTTTAGTGTAAACTAAGATTTTAATCTAACAATATGTGAATCACAAAAGAGGCACATCTCTGAAGAGAAGACGAAGTAGGAGGAGAAGATATGAAAACCTAACAAGAAAACTTTAGGGCTTATATAGAGACATAGAGTTAAATTTGTCGGGTATTGAATAAAGATTTAAAGATTAGATTGGACTAAATCAGACAAATGATATCTTATGATCTCTATCTCTCTATAAGCCCCGAAGCTTTGTTGTTAGGTTTTCATATCTTCTCTCTTTTGTGATTCGCATATTGTTAGATTAAAATCTTAGTCTATACCTGAAACGGTAGATTTACTCAAGAAAACTATGGACATAAGCTCCATTGACACTGATATAATTAATGCTGATATGATTGACACTGATATGGTTGACACAGATATGATAGATAATGATATGTTTGACACTAATATGATATATTAGTTATCGCCAGCAGTTATGCAATATCATATATCATTTGGAACTTGTAATATCATTAtacatgtactcaagaaagctATGAACATTGACACTGATATGACATGTGAGTTATCATCAGCAGTTTCCTAATATCATATATCATCTAGAACCTGTAACATCCCTACTCTCCAAATGTTAGATTGCAGCTACTTTTCTATCAATGTGGATTTACGAGAAAtatgtgatttatatattttttattttaaatggtCATTTTATGACTTCAATTGCATTTATCGTCTCTTCCTTTTCATTTATAAATCTTATATCGACTTTAATCTGTATTGATATTGATTTCAAGTAGAGGGAGCAacatatgtattaagcctttattctACATATGACATGCATTCACCATGACATATTTAGCATTAAACATGCAGTACAATGTTGAACGGAAGCATGTGAACTAAGCACAATGCTCAATAGATATCACTGGTCTAAACGGCTGTAATAAACCTATGCAAAAAGAATGAATGTATTTGTATCGTCTTTGTGGAGAATAAATCAGACCGAAAGCACAATGACTAGACCCCAAATTTTGGATTAGGGCTATAAATGAGCCGATCCGGTCATGAACGGTTCGGTGTTTGCCTCAATAACATTTTCCTTATGTTTGACTCGATTTATAAATAAGCGAAGCTTAAACACAGTgaaactcggctcgaaagctcatAAGTAGGTTCTATTATAGGTTTATGAACAACCTCGATTATAATGCTCATGAACAAGCTTTTGGttctatattttttaattataatatttctataaagggAAAATGCAAAACAACGTAGTTTTGTGTAAACTTTAGTTTTGTAAgtttcaaaactatatagttttttattacaaaatttcatatcaatataattaagggtaaatttcaaatataacaTCTGCTGTTTCGCGGATTTGCAGATGGATGTCTGCATTTTTCTTGTTACAAAAAGAGGAATGAGGTTCTCAACATTAACAAAACCAAAAAAATTCAAGTCGACACTCTGAATTTGACCGctgatgaccttaaaaaataaataagtgattatattctaaacaactttaatatcttcaacttttttttagGTCATTTAGGTTTTGTTTGGTTAAGTAGGAAAAAGTGAAtatttagagagaaagctccaaaaatggtgattttgcAAAATCGAAAATGTGGTCTCATAGTAAATATgctataaaataaatttaattttgagatCATCAACGGTTAAATGTCATCTTAAAAATCATTGACTTTGCTAACACTGAGAATCTTAATAATCCTCTTTTTgcaacaaaaagaaaatcaCACATGCTCATCTACGAATAGGTAAAATGCATGActtcaaaataaaagaaattcaaaaattgattatatttcaagcaactttaattcttcagtttttttatttttgggatcatttaggtgttgttagttaggaaagagaaaggaaattttTAGAGATTGATTGGAAAAACGTGGTTCCATCGTAAATGTGTTATTAAACAAATTTACtttttagaattttaaattttgagcTACTCAATCGTCAAATTGACAgtgttaatttaaaaattcttaATTTTGTTAACGAGCAACATTTGTCATctttttgaaacaaaaaaaaaattaggcacTTATTGACCTGGAGCTCGTCAATTTTTTGATAATCCGAGTATGACAAGGAGAAAGCTTGGCCCGATTACAACCCTAGTTAGAAAAAATGTTGAGAACCTCCTACAAGTGAAGATAACATATGAAAAATTTACCAATGACAAATCAGGTATGAGATCATTACATAATTGCCAATAATAGTGCAAATAAACTATTTAAGACCATGCTTTCTTCATTAAAAACAGAAATCCCTAAATATTCTTAAAACAAAAGGATCACATAGAGAACATTAAGAATAGTGGGAGAGTACCTCAATAAAGCCAGAAGGTTCTGTAGAAAATAAGTAATCCGGAGAAATATGGCTATATAAATCTGAAATTATCAACAGACCGTAAAAGCCTTGTCAAGAAAAGACAACCTCCACTGATTGGAACAAAGGAAAATTCAGATGTACATCCACAATCCGGT includes these proteins:
- the LOC136209475 gene encoding secoisolariciresinol dehydrogenase-like, with translation MAGSSSISTFAKRLQGKVALITGGASGIGERTARLFARHGAKVIVADVQFASEKIQSDFGDSVSYVHCNITKESDMENAVNTAVSMHGKLDIMFNNAGIAGHTYDNITSFDYENFRKVMDINVYGGLLGARHAARVMIPEKKGCILFTASAAALVYGSTPYVYTLSKHAVIGLAKNLAVDLGKHGIRVNCISPTAVATPLSTRFFKIDEKRMQDVASGTACLKGVKVDANDMAEAALFLASDESKFVSGLNLAVDGACNLGTGSSS